The Exiguobacterium mexicanum genome includes a window with the following:
- the tuf gene encoding elongation factor Tu: protein MGKEKFDRSKPHVNVGTIGHVDHGKTTLTAAISAVLSKAQGKTATKFDAIDGAPEERERGITIATAHIEYETDKRHYAHVDCPGHADYVKNMITGAAQMDGAILVVSATDGPMPQTREHILLSRQVGVPFIVVFMNKVDMVDDEELLELVEMEIRELLSEYDFPGDDLPVIKGSALGALNGEAQWEEKIMELMNAVDEYIPEPVRDTDKEFMMPVEDVFSITGRGTVATGRVERGVLRVNDEVEIVGLTEETKKTVCTGVEMFRKLLDYAEAGDNIGALLRGVSREDIERGQVLAKPGSITPHSKFKASIYVLSKEEGGRHTPFFANYRPQFYFRTTDVTGIVHLPEGTEMVMPGDNIELTIELISTIAIEDGTRFSIREGGRTVGAGSVTEIIE, encoded by the coding sequence ATGGGTAAAGAAAAATTCGACCGTTCTAAACCGCACGTTAACGTTGGTACAATCGGCCACGTCGACCACGGTAAAACAACTTTGACTGCAGCGATCTCAGCTGTACTTTCAAAAGCACAAGGGAAAACAGCTACAAAGTTTGACGCAATCGATGGTGCTCCTGAAGAGCGTGAGCGCGGTATCACAATCGCAACAGCTCACATCGAGTACGAAACTGACAAACGCCACTATGCACACGTTGACTGCCCAGGTCACGCTGACTATGTTAAAAACATGATCACTGGTGCTGCACAAATGGACGGCGCAATCCTCGTTGTTTCGGCAACTGATGGCCCAATGCCACAAACACGTGAGCACATCCTTCTTTCACGTCAAGTAGGTGTTCCTTTCATCGTCGTATTCATGAACAAAGTTGACATGGTTGACGACGAAGAACTCCTTGAGCTCGTTGAAATGGAAATCCGTGAACTTCTTTCTGAATACGACTTCCCAGGCGACGACCTCCCTGTAATCAAAGGTTCTGCACTTGGCGCGCTTAACGGCGAAGCTCAGTGGGAAGAAAAAATCATGGAACTCATGAACGCAGTTGATGAGTACATCCCTGAGCCAGTTCGTGACACGGACAAAGAATTCATGATGCCAGTTGAGGACGTATTCTCAATCACTGGTCGCGGTACTGTAGCGACTGGTCGTGTTGAGCGTGGTGTTCTCCGCGTCAACGACGAAGTTGAAATCGTTGGTCTTACAGAAGAAACTAAGAAAACTGTATGTACTGGTGTAGAGATGTTCCGTAAGCTTCTCGACTACGCTGAAGCTGGCGACAACATCGGTGCTCTTCTCCGTGGTGTATCACGTGAAGACATCGAGCGTGGACAAGTACTTGCTAAGCCAGGTTCAATCACGCCGCACTCAAAATTCAAAGCTTCAATTTACGTTCTTTCTAAAGAAGAGGGTGGCCGTCACACGCCATTCTTCGCGAACTACCGTCCGCAGTTCTACTTCCGTACAACTGACGTAACAGGTATCGTTCACCTTCCAGAAGGTACTGAAATGGTAATGCCAGGAGACAACATCGAGTTGACGATCGAATTGATTTCTACAATCGCGATCGAAGACGGAACACGTTTCTCAATCCGTGAGGGTGGCCGTACAGTAGGCGCTGGTTCAGTAACTGAAATCATCGAGTAA
- a CDS encoding nucleotidyltransferase family protein, translating to MEKQVETLCRLNGIACRFGGSTLLKHHGLIETANDLDVFVEPDQFERVDQVLSRAGKKVESTPHPDYVTTYFGEYEFEGGDIDVMASFRMKCTDGIYTHPYIEPVGSWMHLEEWVVLYTVMNRIDKLERLSQYFETHPMNETIVQTCLKRAPASVIESVTERFRVRMKR from the coding sequence ATGGAGAAGCAAGTCGAAACGTTATGTCGGCTGAACGGGATCGCGTGTCGGTTCGGTGGGTCGACGTTACTGAAGCATCATGGGCTAATTGAAACGGCGAACGACTTGGATGTGTTTGTCGAACCGGATCAATTCGAGCGAGTCGATCAAGTACTGAGCCGTGCTGGAAAGAAAGTCGAGTCGACGCCTCATCCAGATTACGTGACGACCTATTTTGGCGAATATGAGTTCGAGGGCGGAGACATTGATGTGATGGCCAGCTTTCGGATGAAGTGCACCGATGGGATCTATACACATCCATATATTGAACCGGTCGGTAGTTGGATGCATCTCGAAGAGTGGGTCGTACTGTATACGGTAATGAACCGTATCGATAAGCTTGAACGGTTAAGCCAATACTTCGAGACTCATCCAATGAATGAAACGATCGTCCAAACCTGCTTGAAACGAGCCCCAGCCTCGGTTATCGAATCCGTCACGGAACGCTTCAGAGTACGTATGAAACGCTAG
- the rpsJ gene encoding 30S ribosomal protein S10, whose amino-acid sequence MANEKIRIRLKAYDHRVLDQSAEKIVDTAKRSGAKVSGPIPLPTEKSIYTILRAVHKYKDAREQFEMRTHKRLIDIVNPTPKTVDALMRLELPSGVDIEIKL is encoded by the coding sequence ATGGCAAATGAAAAAATCCGTATTCGTTTAAAAGCATACGACCATCGCGTACTCGATCAATCAGCTGAGAAAATCGTTGATACTGCGAAGCGTTCAGGTGCAAAGGTTTCGGGACCAATCCCGCTTCCAACTGAAAAATCGATCTACACGATCCTTCGTGCGGTTCACAAGTACAAAGATGCTCGTGAGCAGTTCGAGATGCGTACACACAAACGCTTGATCGACATCGTTAACCCAACACCAAAAACGGTTGATGCGCTTATGCGCCTCGAATTACCATCAGGTGTTGACATCGAAATCAAACTTTAA
- the rplC gene encoding 50S ribosomal protein L3 codes for MAKGILGTKLGMTQIFNEAGEVVPVTVVAVEGNVVLQLKTVETDGYEAVQLGFGDIKESRQNKPAKGHAAKANATPKRFMKEIRTSVEGYEIGQEIKADIFAAGELVDVTGTSKGKGFQGAIKRHGQSRGPMAHGSRYHRRPGSMGPVAPNRVFKGKLLPGQMGGERKTIQNLEVVKVDAERGLVLVKGAIPGARKSNVIIKTAVKGN; via the coding sequence ATGGCTAAAGGAATCTTAGGAACAAAACTTGGTATGACTCAAATCTTCAACGAAGCAGGCGAAGTCGTACCGGTAACAGTAGTTGCTGTCGAAGGAAACGTTGTGCTTCAACTTAAAACAGTTGAAACAGACGGTTACGAAGCAGTTCAACTCGGTTTCGGCGACATCAAAGAATCACGTCAAAACAAACCGGCAAAAGGTCACGCTGCGAAAGCAAACGCGACACCTAAGCGCTTCATGAAAGAGATTCGTACTTCAGTAGAAGGATACGAAATCGGTCAAGAGATCAAGGCGGACATTTTCGCTGCAGGTGAATTAGTAGACGTAACAGGTACATCGAAAGGTAAAGGATTCCAAGGTGCGATCAAGCGTCACGGACAATCACGTGGACCAATGGCTCACGGTTCGCGCTACCACCGTCGTCCTGGTTCGATGGGTCCTGTAGCTCCTAACCGCGTATTTAAAGGGAAGCTTCTTCCTGGTCAAATGGGTGGCGAGCGTAAAACGATTCAAAACCTTGAAGTTGTCAAAGTTGACGCGGAACGCGGCCTTGTACTCGTTAAAGGCGCAATCCCAGGCGCTCGCAAGTCGAACGTCATCATCAAAACAGCGGTAAAAGGTAACTAA
- the rplD gene encoding 50S ribosomal protein L4 — MPKVALLNQTGSQVGEIELAEAIFGIEPNDSVLYDAIVMQQASRRQGTHDTKGRSEVRGGGRKPWKQKGTGRARQGSIRSPQWVGGGTVFGPTPRSYSYKLPKKVRRLALLSALSSKVKNNEMIVLEGLAFDAPKTKDMAAVLNSLSVERKALVVTADYNETIALAARNIPGVTVIEAAGVNVLDLVANDKVIFTKDAVAKVEEVLA, encoded by the coding sequence ATGCCTAAAGTAGCTTTGCTTAACCAAACAGGTTCACAAGTTGGCGAGATCGAATTGGCAGAAGCCATTTTTGGTATCGAGCCTAACGACTCAGTACTTTACGACGCGATCGTCATGCAACAAGCATCACGCCGTCAAGGTACTCACGATACGAAAGGTCGCTCGGAAGTACGCGGTGGCGGCCGTAAACCATGGAAACAAAAGGGAACTGGTCGTGCGCGCCAAGGTTCTATCCGCTCACCACAATGGGTTGGTGGTGGTACAGTCTTCGGTCCAACACCACGTTCATACTCTTACAAGCTTCCTAAAAAAGTTCGTCGTTTAGCACTTCTCTCGGCACTTTCGTCGAAAGTGAAAAACAACGAAATGATCGTCCTCGAAGGCCTTGCTTTCGATGCACCAAAAACAAAAGACATGGCTGCTGTATTGAACAGCTTGTCAGTAGAACGTAAGGCTCTTGTAGTCACAGCGGACTACAATGAGACTATCGCTCTCGCAGCTCGTAACATCCCAGGAGTGACTGTGATCGAGGCAGCAGGCGTTAACGTTCTTGACCTCGTTGCTAACGACAAAGTCATCTTCACTAAAGATGCGGTTGCGAAGGTAGAGGAGGTGCTTGCATAA
- the rplW gene encoding 50S ribosomal protein L23 — protein MAQAYDIIKRPIITERSVSLMEANKYVFEIDVKATKSQVKYAIETIFNVKVASVNTMNMKPKAKRVGRHSGYTARRKKAIVTLAEGNTIDFLG, from the coding sequence ATGGCTCAAGCATACGATATCATCAAACGTCCTATCATCACTGAGCGTTCTGTTAGCCTCATGGAAGCTAACAAATACGTTTTCGAGATCGACGTTAAAGCGACTAAATCGCAAGTGAAGTACGCTATCGAAACAATCTTCAATGTGAAAGTTGCTTCGGTAAACACAATGAACATGAAACCGAAAGCGAAACGTGTCGGTCGTCACTCTGGTTACACAGCTCGTCGTAAAAAAGCGATCGTAACCCTTGCTGAAGGCAACACAATCGACTTCCTCGGTTAA
- the rplB gene encoding 50S ribosomal protein L2 translates to MAIKKFKPTTNGRRNMTSLDFAEITTNRPEKSLTEKLSKKGGRNNQGRLTVRHQGGGHKRKYRIIDFKRNKDGIVGRVATIEYDPNRSANIALINYADGEKRYILAPKGIKVGMEIMSGPEADIKVGNALPLVNIPVGTTIHNIELKPGKGGQLVRAAGASAQIQGRDGKYVIVRLQSGESRLFLGTCRATVGSVGNEEHELVNIGKAGRSRWLGKRPTVRGSVMNPVDHPHGGGEGRAPIGRSGPLTPWGKPALGLKTRKKNKSSDMYILRRRKK, encoded by the coding sequence ATGGCAATTAAAAAGTTTAAGCCGACCACTAACGGTCGCCGTAACATGACATCTCTCGACTTTGCAGAGATCACAACGAACCGTCCTGAAAAATCGTTAACTGAAAAGCTTTCGAAAAAAGGCGGTCGTAACAACCAAGGTCGTTTGACTGTTCGTCACCAAGGTGGCGGGCACAAACGCAAATACCGTATCATCGATTTCAAACGTAACAAAGATGGCATCGTCGGACGCGTTGCTACGATCGAATACGATCCAAACCGTTCAGCGAACATCGCCCTCATCAACTATGCAGATGGTGAGAAACGTTACATCCTCGCTCCTAAGGGCATCAAAGTAGGCATGGAAATCATGTCTGGTCCTGAGGCGGATATCAAAGTGGGGAACGCTCTTCCACTCGTGAACATCCCTGTCGGTACTACTATCCACAACATCGAGCTTAAGCCTGGTAAGGGCGGTCAGCTTGTTCGTGCGGCTGGTGCATCGGCACAAATCCAAGGACGTGACGGCAAGTACGTCATCGTTCGTCTTCAATCAGGTGAATCACGCTTGTTCCTCGGCACTTGCCGCGCGACAGTCGGTTCAGTTGGTAACGAAGAACACGAACTCGTAAACATCGGTAAAGCAGGACGTTCACGTTGGTTAGGCAAACGCCCAACAGTACGTGGTTCTGTAATGAACCCGGTTGATCACCCACACGGTGGTGGTGAAGGTCGTGCGCCTATCGGTCGTTCGGGCCCACTTACTCCTTGGGGTAAACCAGCTCTTGGTCTTAAAACTCGTAAGAAAAACAAATCGAGCGACATGTACATTCTTCGTCGTCGCAAGAAATAA
- the rpsS gene encoding 30S ribosomal protein S19, whose protein sequence is MGRSLKKGPFADHHLLAKVDKLNESGEKQVIKTWSRRSTIFPEFMGHTFGVHDGRKHVPVFVTEDMVGHKLGEFAPTRTYKGHGSDKKTKR, encoded by the coding sequence ATGGGTCGCAGCTTGAAAAAAGGTCCATTCGCAGATCACCATTTGCTCGCTAAAGTTGACAAACTCAACGAATCTGGTGAGAAGCAAGTCATCAAAACTTGGTCACGTCGCTCGACAATCTTCCCAGAATTCATGGGTCACACGTTCGGTGTACACGATGGTCGTAAACACGTACCAGTATTCGTGACAGAAGACATGGTCGGTCACAAACTTGGTGAATTCGCTCCAACACGCACGTACAAAGGTCACGGATCAGACAAGAAAACGAAACGGTAA
- the rplV gene encoding 50S ribosomal protein L22, giving the protein MQAKASANMVRLAPRKARLVVDLIRGKQVGEALSVLAHTNKAASPIVEKVLKSAIANAEHNYDMNIENLVVSEIYVNEGPTLKRFRPRAMGRASRINKRTSHIHIVVTEK; this is encoded by the coding sequence ATGCAAGCTAAAGCATCAGCTAATATGGTCCGTCTTGCTCCTCGCAAAGCACGTCTCGTTGTAGACTTAATTCGCGGGAAACAAGTCGGCGAAGCGCTCTCTGTCCTTGCTCACACGAACAAGGCAGCGTCGCCAATCGTTGAAAAAGTATTGAAGTCAGCGATTGCAAACGCAGAGCACAACTACGATATGAATATTGAGAACCTTGTGGTGTCGGAAATCTACGTCAACGAAGGTCCAACACTCAAACGCTTCCGCCCACGTGCGATGGGTCGCGCAAGCCGTATTAACAAACGCACAAGCCACA